The Lolium rigidum isolate FL_2022 chromosome 1, APGP_CSIRO_Lrig_0.1, whole genome shotgun sequence region gatgctctcaagaaggttttCCTTGTAGCACTGTTTCTATTGTGCTGTCTTCTTATTTTACGTCTCATTCTGATTCCATTTCTTGGCACTTCTATCGCAGCTGGAGCGATGGAAGTTCTGCCTGTCGGAGCTACAATGACAATTAAGCTTCTCTGGTACTCAATGGAGTCAAAAGACACCTCTCTGTAGCTTTGTGTGGTCGTAGAGTGGAAGCTGATTCAGCAATCATGCTCCCCCAGGAACCAATGCTGTTGTGTAACATAGAATTATAGTGTGATTTGTAATGAAAAAAATGTTGCATTGTACCCTCTGAGTTGCAAAACGTAGCCGTTGTATTGGTTGCTAGTAATATATGCTACTGTTTGTTGGGTTGTGTATTTCTTTGGCTCCCGTTTCCTGCACCTAGCAGGCTTAGCACCCATAATTGATGCTTGCGTTAGTGGTCATTCACATGACACGTGCACTGTCCTGGTTACACCGTTCTCCATTAACATTTGTTAGTTTGGACACCAAATCATCATCTATTTATCCTCCAATTTATCGCATTTGTATATTTGAAATTCCAACTTCAAGTCAACTCTAGACTACGAGTGGCAGAAAAGAGAAAATTAGTATGCTTTTCTTGAAGAAAAGTAGGCACATGCTCTCTGTGGTTTCCACAGGACCTTGTGATTTTGAGACCACAAACATCACTCTTGTCTTAGCCACAGCATGTCCATCCAAATGGCACCCATCATCGTCCTCCACACCACCAGCAGCCATCCTCCCTGCAGCCCATCACCATGGCTGCcacgctctcctcctcctccaagcaCTGCTCCGTCGTCAGGGCTCAGCATTCACCACGTCCTTCCATCCTCTCAACATCATCAGCTGTGAGTGCTTCTTTGGGTCTCCCTCTTCACGTACTGATTCTTTCGTCCTTCCTATGGTTTTTGTTGTTGATACTCTTGTCTCTTGTGATCGTGCAGAAGAAGACTGCCTTCCATGGGGTGGCCTTGGTGGACAGGCGGTGGCAGCGcaatggcggcgcgcggcggaggctCGTGCAGGTGAACGCCAAGACTGCCGGCGCCTCCAAGAACATCGAGGTGGAGGTTGACAAGCCGCTCGGCCTCGCCCTCGGCCAGAAGCCAGGCGGTGGCGTCATCATCACCGTCAGTACTACCAGCCGCCCTCCCCTCCCATCTCTACGTTTGCTCCTGCCTACTTTTATTGAAGAATACATCTGATCAAAACAACTTCATGACTGATCTTATGTGTTTAAAAAAGAATGAACAGCTGCTTCATTTGCTGAATCATGAATTGAGCTAAACTGAAAATTATCCCTGAAGGATTGCAATTAGCAACTTTGATTAAAATTGGCTGGTTTCGGATTAAATCGTGGCAGGCTGTGGAgtctggagggaatgcagcaagaGCAGGGCTCAAGTCAGGTGACCAAGTGCTCTACACAAGCAGCTTCTTTGGAGATGAACTCTGGCCGGCAGACAAGCTGGGCTTCACCAAGACAGCCATCCAGGCAAAGCCAGACTCTGTCTACTTCGTAGTGAGCAGGTGCGCACCTGTACTTCCCCTCGCTGTCTGAATGGTTAATTTGTTCAGAGATCAGGAGCTGGCAGTACTTATAAGTCTGAATTTTAGGAAACTACTAATTTCCCTAGAAGATGGAGTGGGTTTCCATCGATCCTCACATTTTTACACAAATTCTCAACTCTCTGATGACATCAGGGGTGGTGGTAATGTTGATGTGAAGCGCCTGCCGAAGAGGCCGGCACCCCCTCGGTTTGGCCGAAAGTTATCTGATTCACAGAAGGTAAGATCAAGAGAGCCCTGGCCGCTTTATAGTTTCTCTATCGCTGCAAAGTCCTTCTAGGCCTTGATATGTATGTTTATAACATGCCGAATTCAATTTCCAGGCTAGAGCAACACACATCTGCCTTGATTGTGGATACATATACTTTCTATCTAAGCCTTTTGAAGAGCAGGTAAGATCAAACACGTTTCTCCTTCAGATGACTACCGAGATCAGCTTTTTGACATGTGCAGATGGAAAAGTTAAGGTGTCATTTTTGTAGTTTGCATGATGGGCCTGTGATTATTTTCTCCTTCCTTTCAGCCTGATGAGTACGGCTGTCCCCAGTGCAATGCGCCAAAGAAGAGATTTGTCAAATACGATGCGGAGTCCGGGAAGCCCATTGGCGGTACACTGCCACCTCTTACGGTGATCGTTAGTTTGGTGATCGGCATCGCCGGAGTAGGGGCTTTGCTTGT contains the following coding sequences:
- the LOC124687695 gene encoding uncharacterized protein LOC124687695, producing the protein MAATLSSSSKHCSVVRAQHSPRPSILSTSSAKKTAFHGVALVDRRWQRNGGARRRLVQVNAKTAGASKNIEVEVDKPLGLALGQKPGGGVIITAVESGGNAARAGLKSGDQVLYTSSFFGDELWPADKLGFTKTAIQAKPDSVYFVVSRGGGNVDVKRLPKRPAPPRFGRKLSDSQKARATHICLDCGYIYFLSKPFEEQPDEYGCPQCNAPKKRFVKYDAESGKPIGGTLPPLTVIVSLVIGIAGVGALLVYGLQ